In a genomic window of Gloeocapsopsis dulcis:
- a CDS encoding pentapeptide repeat-containing protein — MIENIFRLCRWIAIFVLVVSAIASPLYLSVPPALALDYNKENLLNFDFSERDLTDSSFNHANLRNSNFSHANLEGVSLFAANLESANLEGANLTNATLDSARLSNANLKDAVLEGAFAANAKFDKAVIDGADFTDVLLRRDEQAKLCKVAKGTNSTTGRETRETLMCF, encoded by the coding sequence ATGATCGAGAATATATTCAGGTTATGCCGCTGGATAGCGATCTTTGTGCTAGTTGTAAGTGCGATCGCGTCTCCACTTTATCTAAGTGTTCCCCCAGCCTTAGCGTTGGATTACAACAAAGAAAATTTACTTAACTTTGATTTTTCAGAACGAGACTTGACAGACTCAAGCTTTAATCATGCTAATCTCCGTAATAGCAATTTCAGCCACGCAAATTTAGAAGGTGTCAGTTTGTTTGCTGCTAATTTAGAGTCAGCCAATTTAGAAGGTGCAAATTTAACAAATGCCACATTAGATTCAGCACGGTTGAGTAATGCTAATTTAAAAGATGCTGTGTTAGAAGGTGCATTCGCGGCAAATGCCAAGTTTGACAAAGCAGTGATTGATGGGGCTGATTTTACTGACGTACTATTGCGCCGAGATGAACAAGCCAAACTGTGTAAGGTAGCGAAAGGAACTAATTCTACAACAGGGCGAGAAACAAGGGAAACATTAATGTGCTTCTAA
- a CDS encoding YraN family protein, which translates to MMTNPPSSYYPDIGVLGEDLVAQWLQSQSWQILHRRWRCRWGELDIVAQQTTTPLLAFVEVKTRSSGNWDEGGLLSLTPRKQAKLWRTANFYLTKYSYLNDCPCRFDVALVYSQRFATHPPQIKKPTIFESQVIQVGNAKFQLLLQEYIPAAFG; encoded by the coding sequence ATGATGACAAACCCTCCTTCTTCTTATTATCCCGATATTGGTGTACTAGGAGAAGATCTCGTCGCACAATGGTTACAATCACAAAGTTGGCAAATTCTGCATCGTCGCTGGCGGTGTCGTTGGGGAGAACTTGATATTGTTGCTCAACAGACTACCACACCACTACTTGCCTTTGTTGAAGTTAAAACTCGCAGCAGCGGCAATTGGGATGAAGGAGGGTTGCTATCTTTAACACCGCGAAAGCAAGCTAAACTTTGGCGCACAGCTAATTTCTATTTGACGAAATACTCATACTTAAACGATTGTCCATGTCGCTTTGATGTTGCTTTAGTCTATTCCCAACGCTTTGCTACTCATCCGCCACAAATAAAAAAGCCTACGATTTTTGAGTCGCAGGTAATACAAGTTGGCAATGCTAAATTTCAATTGCTATTACAAGAATATATTCCTGCGGCATTTGGCTAA
- the dnaG gene encoding DNA primase → MQIPRLHPDTIEEVKQRVDIVDVVSEHVVLRKRGKDYVGLCPFHDEKTPSFSVSPSKQMYYCFGCNAGGNAIKFLMEVGKSSFSEVVLDLARRYQVPVQTLEPAQRQELQRQLSLREQLYEILAIACQFYQHALRQPQGEAALEYLQSSRKLSLATIQQFGLGYAPTSWETLYRYLVEQKNYPVQLLEQAGLIRQRQSGDGYYDYFRDRLMIPIHDIQARVIGFGGRTLGDEQPKYLNSPETQLFNKGKTLFALDQAKSTISHTDQAVVVEGYFDAMALHAAGITNAVASLGTALSLDQVRQLLRYTESKQLILNFDADAAGTQAAERAIGEIANLAYRGEVSLRILNLPEGKDADEYLHTYTPEHYRELLQNAPLWLDWQIQQLVGNRDLKQADQFQQVAQKMVKLLKLIDNSDTRNHYVFRCAELLSLGDSRLIPIQAESLLSQVAPVHNTRTSQPFKKQRQKTSAFPLTSDRSLLEQAEALLLRIYLHCSEHRQAITEALQARDLQFSLSHHRFLWQQILTETADDELANSLVSRLQTRYLQLDREMTLVSHLFYLDEKTEHDLLRATQGVQAAIACMERVMCEKRYRLYLELWQDTDPQTDFERSQSYYELLYTEQRRLQELDRQRQFSLTDLI, encoded by the coding sequence ATGCAAATCCCACGCCTGCATCCAGACACTATTGAGGAAGTTAAGCAACGAGTTGATATCGTCGATGTGGTATCAGAACATGTTGTTTTACGCAAGCGGGGAAAAGATTATGTTGGTTTATGCCCATTTCACGACGAGAAAACACCGAGTTTTAGTGTTAGCCCTAGTAAACAAATGTATTACTGCTTTGGCTGTAATGCTGGGGGAAATGCTATCAAATTCCTGATGGAAGTCGGGAAAAGTTCCTTTAGTGAAGTTGTCTTAGATTTAGCGCGGCGCTACCAAGTCCCCGTGCAAACATTGGAACCCGCACAACGACAGGAATTACAGCGTCAGTTATCGCTACGCGAACAACTCTACGAGATTTTAGCGATCGCCTGTCAATTCTACCAACACGCCTTACGCCAACCGCAAGGAGAAGCTGCACTAGAGTATCTTCAATCCTCACGGAAACTCAGCTTAGCAACAATTCAGCAATTTGGTTTAGGTTACGCACCAACAAGCTGGGAAACTCTTTACCGCTACTTGGTAGAACAAAAAAACTACCCTGTACAACTGCTAGAACAAGCGGGATTAATTCGTCAACGACAATCGGGAGATGGTTATTACGATTACTTCCGCGATCGCTTAATGATTCCGATTCATGATATTCAAGCGCGAGTGATTGGCTTTGGAGGAAGAACGTTAGGTGATGAGCAACCGAAGTATCTTAACTCACCGGAAACTCAATTATTTAACAAGGGGAAAACGCTGTTTGCCTTAGATCAGGCAAAATCAACAATTTCTCACACCGATCAAGCTGTTGTTGTTGAAGGCTATTTTGATGCGATGGCACTCCACGCCGCAGGAATTACAAATGCGGTTGCTTCCTTAGGCACTGCTTTGAGTTTAGATCAAGTCCGCCAATTATTGCGCTATACCGAATCAAAACAACTCATCCTCAACTTTGATGCTGACGCCGCTGGAACCCAAGCAGCAGAAAGGGCAATTGGTGAAATTGCCAATCTTGCGTATCGCGGTGAAGTTAGTTTGCGAATTCTCAACTTACCCGAAGGCAAAGACGCTGACGAGTACTTACACACTTATACGCCTGAACACTATCGCGAACTACTGCAAAACGCCCCATTGTGGTTAGACTGGCAGATACAGCAACTTGTGGGAAACCGCGACTTAAAGCAAGCAGATCAATTTCAGCAAGTCGCTCAAAAAATGGTTAAATTGCTCAAGTTAATTGATAACAGCGATACGCGAAATCATTATGTTTTCCGTTGTGCTGAATTACTTAGCTTAGGTGATTCGCGCTTGATACCTATCCAAGCCGAAAGTTTATTATCACAAGTTGCACCTGTTCACAACACCCGTACGTCACAACCATTTAAAAAGCAGCGGCAAAAAACTTCAGCTTTTCCCCTTACAAGCGATCGCAGTCTCCTGGAACAAGCCGAAGCCTTACTCTTACGCATCTACTTACATTGTTCCGAACATCGTCAAGCAATTACTGAAGCTTTACAAGCACGAGATCTCCAATTTAGCCTCTCGCACCATCGGTTTTTGTGGCAGCAAATATTAACAGAAACTGCTGATGACGAACTTGCTAATTCTTTAGTTTCTCGTTTGCAAACTCGATACTTGCAGTTAGATCGCGAGATGACTTTAGTATCACACTTATTTTACTTAGATGAGAAAACCGAACACGATCTGTTACGTGCTACCCAGGGAGTACAAGCAGCAATTGCGTGTATGGAACGTGTCATGTGTGAAAAACGCTATCGTTTGTATCTTGAACTATGGCAAGACACTGATCCGCAAACCGATTTTGAGCGATCGCAGTCATATTATGAATTACTTTACACCGAACAGCGACGCTTACAAGAGTTAGATCGACAACGGCAATTTTCACTAACGGATTTAATCTAG